The genomic stretch GCAGGCATGTGCCGTTGGCGTTACGCTAGGCGGTCTGTTTCCAACACGATGACCATGCTCTCTTTCCGACACTTCCGCGCCGCGCTGTTCGCCATGCTGGCCGTCTCCGTGCTGGCGCTCGCGGCGTGCAGCGACAAGCCCGCCTTCAAGAACCTCGACATTACCGGGTCCAAGAGCTTCGGGACCGATTTCTCACTGACCGACCACACCGGCAAGCGTCGCACCCTCCAGGATTTCCGCGGCAAGGTCGTGGTCATGTTCTTCGGTTACACGCATTGCCCCGATGTCTGCCCAACCACGCTGGCTGAGTTGCGTGCCGTGATGGAGACCCTCGGCAAGGATGCCGACCGCGTCCAGGTGCTGTTCGTCACCGTCGACCCGGAGCGCGACACGCAAGACCTGCTGGCCAAGTACGTGCCCGCATTCGATCCGCGCTTCATCGGCCTGCGTCCGGCAAACGACGCTGAGCTGAAAAAGGTCGCGTCGGACTTCAAGGTGTTTTACAGCAAGGTGCCGGGCAGTTCGCCCGACACCTACACCATGGACCACACCGCCGGCAGCTACATGTTTGATCCAAAGGGCAACCTGCGCTTGTTCATCAAGCACGGCCAGGGGCCTGAGCCGATTGCACACGATATCAAGCAACTGCTGGCCGACTGATCTCCGGCTGCCGCCCAAAGAAAAAGCCCGCCAACCTGGCGGGCTTTTTTATGGCGAGGCGGGCAACTTAGGCGAAAGCCTGCAGCGCACCCTTCATTTTCTTCATCGCGGCCGATTCGATCTGGCGGATGCGCTCGGCCGAGACGCCAAACTCGTCTGCCAGCTCGTGCAGCGTCGAGCCACCCGATCCATCATCGTTCACGTTCAGCCAGCGGGCTTCGATGATGCGGCGGCTACGGTCATCCAGCTTGGCGAGGGCGGCTTCAATGCCCTCGCTTTGCATGCGGTCGTTGCTGCGCGCTTCGATCACGCGGGTCGGCTCGTTGTGCGTATCGGCCAGGTAGGCGATGGGGGCGTACGATTCTTCGCCGTCGTCCATCTGGCCTTCCAGCGCAATGTCGCCGCCCGAGAGACGCGTTTCCATCTCGCGCACTTCCGTGCCCTTGACGTTGAGTTCGGCCGCTACCGCATCGATCTCGTCCGACGTGAAGGTCGCCTGCGCATCCTGCTTGTGGCTGCGCAGGTTGAAGAACAGCTTGCGTTGGGCCTTGGTGGTGGCCACCTTCACCATGCGCCAGTTCTTCAAGATGTACTCGTGCATCTCGGCCTTGATCCAGTGCATCGCGTACGAAACCAGACGCACGCCCTGATCGGGATCGAAGCGCTTGACGGCTTTCATCAGGCCGATGTTGCCTTCCTGGATCAGGTCGGCATGCGGCAGGCCGTAGCCCAGGTAGCCGCGCGCAATCGATACGACCAGACGAAGGTGCGAGAGCACCAAGCGGCGGGCGGCATCAAGATTGTCGTTGTCGCGGTATTCGCGGGCCAGGCGTTGTTCTTCTTCAGCCGACAGCATTGGCACACGGTTGACGCTCTGGATATAAGCGTCGATGTTGCCCAGGTTGCCGGGGAACGCCAGCGCCCATCCATTGCCGGCGTTGCCGGACGGCTGGGTGGCGATTGCGGAAACGGTATTCACGGGGATGACTGCGTTCACTCA from Ralstonia pickettii encodes the following:
- the rpoH gene encoding RNA polymerase sigma factor RpoH; amino-acid sequence: MATQPSGNAGNGWALAFPGNLGNIDAYIQSVNRVPMLSAEEEQRLAREYRDNDNLDAARRLVLSHLRLVVSIARGYLGYGLPHADLIQEGNIGLMKAVKRFDPDQGVRLVSYAMHWIKAEMHEYILKNWRMVKVATTKAQRKLFFNLRSHKQDAQATFTSDEIDAVAAELNVKGTEVREMETRLSGGDIALEGQMDDGEESYAPIAYLADTHNEPTRVIEARSNDRMQSEGIEAALAKLDDRSRRIIEARWLNVNDDGSGGSTLHELADEFGVSAERIRQIESAAMKKMKGALQAFA
- a CDS encoding SCO family protein, producing the protein MLSFRHFRAALFAMLAVSVLALAACSDKPAFKNLDITGSKSFGTDFSLTDHTGKRRTLQDFRGKVVVMFFGYTHCPDVCPTTLAELRAVMETLGKDADRVQVLFVTVDPERDTQDLLAKYVPAFDPRFIGLRPANDAELKKVASDFKVFYSKVPGSSPDTYTMDHTAGSYMFDPKGNLRLFIKHGQGPEPIAHDIKQLLAD